A single genomic interval of Gouania willdenowi chromosome 10, fGouWil2.1, whole genome shotgun sequence harbors:
- the LOC114471499 gene encoding protocadherin alpha-8-like, with amino-acid sequence MSALRRMGREKQRGWSGHLWLVFQLCLMLIFGREATAELRYSIPEEMREGASVGNVAKDLGLDKSSLMDRRLRVVSGSKDAYFDVNPDNGALQVRKKIDREEMCHGNGACTIELKILVENPLEIHYVIVEITDINDNSPVFSEKEQAFQIFEHATPGTRFELHNARDPDSGINTVRTYTITTNDLFDIEMSPSDEEKIPFLVLKKSLDREQKNKHQLLVTAIDGGKPPRSGTLNISITVLDTNDNPPKFSQDTYIIQIFENVSVGTIIAQLSAVDPDEGINGEIKYSLSKTLARKVYDKFELDSLNGKITLKEPLDYEDSDMYRLDVQASDKGSPPLTSRCRVIVKIKDINDNAPEIEVTSLSKTVPEDSKPGTVISLISVSDKDSGVNGKIISSLTENVPFELKPSYKENTFSVVTKGFLDREQVTYYEISVKATDCGEPPLSTVRNLIIHISDVNDNRPQFSESPLKFYLLENNIAGKSIFSLSAKDNDVNENAVILYNIARGGGPDILSFLNINSETGEISALKSFDFEAVKTFQFQVVATDSGTPSLSSNVTVHVFILDQNDNAPVILYPVSSNGSAEGVQEIPRNVHAGHLVTKVRAYDADIGYNGWLLFSLQEVSDHSLFGLDRYTGQIRTLRSFTETDEAEHKLLILVKDNGNVSLSATATVMVKVVEPKEAFAASDVQSAAKDDEDSDVTFYLMITLGAVSLLFVISIIVLIAMQCSKSTDYTSKYLQEPNYDGTLCHSIQYRSGDKRYMLVGPRMSIGSTIVPGSHANTLVLPDRRRTSEEVRSFCKPSVH; translated from the coding sequence AAAAGCAGAGAGGATGGAGCGGACACCTCTGGCTTGTGTTCCAGCTTTGTCTGATGCTGATTTTTGGACGAGAGGCGACGGCTGAACTGCGATATTCTATCCCTGAGGAGATGAGAGAGGGGGCATCTGTTGGAAATGTTGCAAAGGATCTCGGTCTGGATAAAAGCTCCCTGATGGACAGACGGTTGCGTGTTGTGTCGGGATCCAAGGACGCTTATTTTGACGTGAACCCGGACAATGGTGCCTTGCAGGTTCGTAAAAAAATTGACAGAGAGGAAATGTGTCACGGCAATGGCGCATGTACAATAGAGCTTAAAATCCTAGTCGAAAATCCGTTGGAAATCCATTATGTTATTGTAGAAATTACAGATATAAATGATAATTCTCCTGTTTTTTCTGAAAAGGAACAAGCATTTCAAATATTTGAGCATGCGACTCCCGGGACCAGATTTGAACTCCACAATGCACGTGATCCAGATAGTGGGATAAACACTGTTCGTACTTATACCATAACAACAAATGATCTCTTTGATATAGAGATGAGTCCAAGTGATGAggaaaaaatcccatttttagTGCTGAAGAAGTCCTTAGACAGGgaacaaaagaataaacacCAGCTTCTTGTAACAGCTATTGATGGAGGAAAACCCCCAAGATCAGGAACACTTAATATTTCTATTACTGTTCTTGATACGAATGACAATCCTCCAAAATTTAGCCAGGATAcatatattatacaaatattcgAAAATGTTTCAGTTGGTACAATTATTGCACAACTGTCAGCAGTAGATCCAGATGAAGGGATAAACGGAGAAATAAAATACAGTCTAAGTAAAACATTAGCACGTAAGGTTTATGATAAATTTGAATTAGACagtttaaatggaaaaataacattaaaagagCCGTTGGATTATGAAGATTCAGACATGTACAGGCTCGATGTGCAGGCTTCAGATAAAGGCTCTCCTCCATTAACAAGCCGTTGCAgagtaattgtaaaaataaaagatattaatgataatgcaccagaaatagaagtcaCATCATTGTCAAAAACAGTGCCTGAGGATTCAAAGCCTGGGACTGTGATTTCACTAATCAGTGTATCTGATAAAGACTCAGGGGTTAATGGTAAAATTATTTCAAGTTTGACTGAAAATGTTCCTTTTGAGTTAAAACCTTCATATaaggaaaatacattttcagttgttaCGAAGGGATTCTTGGATCGAGAGCAGGTGACTTATTATGAAATATCAGTGAAAGCTACAGACTGTGGTGAGCCTCCATTGTCTACTGTCAGAAATCTGATCATTCATATATCAGATGTAAACGACAACAGACCACAGTTCTCAGAGAGTCCTCTAAAGTTTTATTTGTTAGAAAATAACATTGCTGGAAAGTCTATATTTTCACTGAGCGCTAAAGACAATGATGTGAAtgaaaatgctgttattttatataatatagCAAGAGGAGGAGGTCCAGATATATTGTCTTTTCTAAACATAAACTCAGAAACTGGAGAAATCTCAGCTCTGAAGAGTTTTGACTTTGAGGCTGTGAAAACGTTCCAGTTCCAAGTTGTTGCCACAGATTCTGGAACTCCATCACTGAGCAGCAACGTCACAGTCCACGTGTTCATTCTGGATCAGAACGACAACGCTCCAGTCATCCTGTATCCAGTCAGCTCCAACGGCTCTGCTGAAGGTGTGCAGGAGATTCCCCGCAATGTCCACGCAGGACACTTGGTGACCAAAGTCCGAGCCTATGACGCTGATATAGGATATAACGGCTGGCTGCTCTTCTCACTGCAGGAAGTGAGTGACCACAGTCTGTTTGGTTTGGACCGCTATACAGGACAGATCAGAACACTTCGCTCATTCACAGAGACAGACGAGGCTGAGCACAAACTGCTCATACTGGTCAAAGACAATGGCAACGTGTCACTGTCAGCAACAGCTACTGTGATGGTCAAAGTGGTGGAGCCCAAAGAGGCTTTTGCAGCCTCTGATGTTCAAAGTGCAGCTAAAGATGATGAAGACAGTGATGTGACTTTTTACCTGATGATCACTCTGGGAGCAGTTTCACTGCTTTTTGTCATCAGCATCATCGTGCTGATTGCAATGCAGTGCTCCAAATCCACAGACTATACTTCTAAATATCTGCAGGAGCCAAACTATGATGGGACACTGTGTCACAGCATCCAGTACAGATCAGGAGATAAACGCTACATGTTGGTTGGACCCAGGATGAGTATTGGATCTACTATAGTCCCTGGAAGTCATGCTAACACACTGGTTCTACCTGATAGGAGGAGAACATCTGAGGAGGTAAGATCATTTTGCAAACCATCTGTTCATTAG